AAAAACAGTTAACCAAGCGACCCCCGTAAATCAACCAGTACGCCAGTGGGCGCAGACTCGTACGATTCGGCCAACCTTGAAACTAAGTAAATGCACTTGCAGCTTGCACTAAACACAACGACCATAACTACCATAACTGCCACTAATACACAAAAGAATTAAGTCCATTTGTAGAAGCAGTGAAAATCCTTTAAACTGACCAACTGTTGGCTCTGCCAGCGTGTagttgcatgccacaacaaCCGGCCGCTTCCGTGGAAAAGTCCGAAGAGATGAAGTACACATAAGCACAGATAACTATTCATGCACTTGCAAGCATAGCTTATGATGCAACAGTAACAGAATTATGACCACCATTAAAGCAACCGAGTTGCACACACCCGCCCCCAATGGACCGAAATGGACAGCGGCGATACATCATCGCATAGTTCCTGCGGTgtacagaagaagaagaagaagtggctTAACTGGCATACCGAATATAGGAAAACAAATACCCTTGTAGTGCATGCTAAGCCGCGCACCTCAACCTCGGTCTCCTCCCCGCCCCTCAAAAGCCATTGTGCCTCATAAGCATATAAATGTACATGCATCGAGCTTGAGCTTGTGCGGCAACTATGTTGGAGGGAGGGTGGTGCGCACAAATTAGTGGGCTCTTGTTTTGCCTGCTGGGACGCTATAGTAACGGCCGCCCAAAATGCGCCAGGTATGTGTACCAACACAATGCACGTTCCAACTTTGGAAGCTGTGGCATGTAGCAACAATAGATTTCGTAGAacaataagtgtgtgtgtgtgtgtagaatgAGGCAGTGAGGCAGTGTGATGATGTTGCCGGCCGAAGCTATGTTGTTAGATGGGCACAACGACTACGACCACCACTacttaaataataacaacaataacaagagcgCTTACGTGCAGTAGTGCTTGTGGCATGTATATAAAGCATAAGTTATGCACTTCCGTTGGGCGAACAATGGACACGGAAATTTCATTTAGGTATTTCTACACCTTTACACAAAGTCCAACCGAACGCCGTAGCAGTCCATGGTCACTGCCATGGCTTAGCCGCTGTGTATGCACCGAAATGCTGCACTGACCGTACCAGACCGGACCAGCAACCGcacgagcagcagcagcagaagcgGCTAAATCACATAGCACCGGAAATTCTTCATTTGTTTTAACAGCTTAGCaaacaataattacaacaacaatagcaacacctGCCCAGCACCATGACTTAAGAGAACTTTTAACAAATTAACACAAGGGTAAACTGGATGAGCCACATGACCGTTGTGTGGGCTCCACGCAAAGTTGAAGCTTCCATACCTTGTCCTTGCGGTGGTGGCCTTCACCAAGCGCCTCTATTGTCttcatatgtacgagtatgcgcACGGCTGGCATGGCGCAAATTGCCTTGTGTCATGAAGGCGTAAATTCTGCAAATAACAGTGATTTGTGTAGTGCACTCTACGGTTTGAATAGCCGAGAGCCGGCGATTTTTGTGAGTcattcaaaataattgtttgaGCAGCAACAGATTTAGGTCGGATCGGGCGAAAAGGTGATAGAGTAAAGCTCTGTGCGTATGGCAGGATGTCCCTTAATtagctttttaaataaaaactcattgGGTAGAGATCCAAATCAACTCCTCTCTATTCGATTAGTGCGAATTAAAGCAAATAGACCCGGAGCAGAGACTTTATTTTTCGATAGGCTATAGGTAAAAGCAAACGCAAACccataatcatttttatatccGGTCAAGAACCTTAAATTTCCATTCCATTCATGGGCTTCGAAGGCAGTCCCTCCATCTCTTCGATACAATTTACCGGTATTCATATTAAGCAATCTTcccttcaaaaataatttttgtattctcttttatcaaattttatttgttttacaatacatgtaaatatgtaagtcgCGGTTTAGTAATTATAATAGAaacaatatttgatttttgaacTAAAAACAACCAAAATGATAGCTTTACTTCCCAACACCAAGAAACTATAAATTAAATAGCGAAACTAACACAAGGCCTTCGCTTTTCAGCCACATTGCCTCTGCTACAGCTGCAGCTAATATTTAACGCCGTTTACTAATCGTGTCCGTGGCCTCCGTCACTGCTGCTGCTCTCCTTCTTCTTCGACTGCTTCCATTTCTTTTTCTCCTCTTTACCCTTCTTCTTGCCACCCTCCTGCTCTTCGCCCCACTTCTTTTTCTCTTCCTTTTTCTTCTTGTGCCCCTCGTGCCCTTTCTTTTTATGGCCCTTCTTACTGTGACCCTTCTTACCATATTCATCCTCATGTGCGCTCTTCTTGTGTCCGCCTTTTTTGTGATGCGCACCCTTCTCATGCTTCTTCACCTCTTCGAAGCCGCCGTGTTTCTCCTCTTCACCTTCATCATGATGTTCGTCATAGTATTTCTTCTCCTTTTTATCTTCGTTTAACTTGTGTACATTGTGTTTACCCTTAATCGAGTGTCCCTTCTTATACGAGCCATGATCTTCGAATTCGTGCCCTTTCTCGCTCTTCTTGCCCTTCTTGTGTTTCTTGTGATGACCTTCGTCCTTTTTATGTTTCTTCTCATGTCcatgttcttcttctttttcgccCTTCTTGCCTTCCTTGTCGTGGTGTCCCTTCTCACCCTTCTCATGATGCTCCTCCTCCTTATGTCCCTTCTTACCCTTTTCGCCTTTCTTCTTCTTGCTTTCACTGTGTTTCTCCTCTTCGGATTTTTCCTCCCACGACTCCTCCTTCTCCTCTTCCTCCTCCGCTTCTTCTTCCTCCTCCTTTTTCTCATCTTCATGTTCATGCTTCTCAGAGCCAGCTACTTGCAAATCATCATAGCTCGGCTGTAAACTAGCAATAATTGCAACTGCATCGTCCGACTGTATCCCCAATGCGGTCGGTGCAGAAGCGCTCTCAACAATCACCAAAAGACAGCCTAACGCCACAAATATGCAGCCGATTCGGACACTAGTCCACACCCATGGCGAATGCATTTTGCTTCGCAAGGCCATAATTGCTGCTACTTGCCATTCACGGCAGGCCACTGCCTGCAGTTGCTTAGCTTTGCGTGGGTCCTTTTCCTAAATGTAAGTATGCCTTAAGTTGCTACTCCGTCTCCATCAACGGCTACGGTATCGCTTTGAAATCGTAATGTGCGCACTGCTGGACGGTGATGGGCCTTTTTATGTCTGTCGCCCAGTAATTTGCCAGCAACCGACCACTCTTGTCTCTAATGCGTGACCGAAACTCGTCACTGCTGTGCCATTACGAAGTCCAAGCACCAGCTACTTGTCACTTTTGCTAATTGAAAAGCCCAATTGGCCATGAAGTTACTGACTGCGGTCGCTGTGGTCGCACTGCTTTTGAGACACCGAAATTGTAACGCTGTACTTCAATGATTTCACGCGTTTATGTTTTTTCTCTCCTAATTTCACAAGGAAATAACGGCAAAAGTGAATGATGAATGAACCGTGCAGAAGAAAATAGTAatccaatttttaattttacttttcaatgaaTTTGTTAAATTGACTCAAAATTTATTGATACTAAATGAGGgagttatgaaatattaaatttataaaataaactggGCCAGACACAGTCGAACATTATTtagctttatattttttaataatgaaagaCATCTCGAGGTGTctatattatttagtatatattcgtttatattatattaaagacGTTACCGATATAGACCCCAATTTATATGTGACTATGGACTGTAACTATTCATAAAAGTTCTTTGGATGATGTCTTCTTTCGCTGATGTTCGCTGTATGAGACCTAGAGGAACGATTTCATCCAGACATACATAAGAAAGGTTATTCAGTAGATAGACAGTTAAATAGAACTAGAAGCAAATATAAACCAATTTGATCCAGTTTTTAGAGAGTTTAGTTCGGTTTGAAATCCGTTTTGATATCTTCGAATATGTCTCAGATCAGGGGACATCAATTTTTGCTCCGTAATCGGTCGCACGGACAGACCGCAACTCTAAAACGGACGAGCGGACAACCAGACAAAGTAAGTCATCTTTATTATTCCCTGTTTTTTTGATATAACCACATTGCCTTTATATTATGTACATTATATTAAGAGATTTCAATCTTTCTTCGAAACTGAAAAGGGttaatacatattaataataataaaagtttattaatttttataattgaacTAAATAAAGTCTCTTTAATAAAACCTAATCAATcttcatttatatttcaaaGCTATTATACAATACGATCATTTAATTGAACAGCATGGCAACACTATTTCATTCTGTTTACTTCGAAAGAGAGTTGAAAGAGAGCTTTATCATTCGAGTTAACTGGCTCTCATATCAAAGCACACGCATAGCGAGTAGTGTGAGCTTTTATGAATATGAATTTCGAAACTTCTGATAAAATGTTGATTTGGATATTTCTACATGCATTGATTACATAATAGggagttttacaaaaaaaaataaaaaactaaaatttatattatattatcattGACATATGAAAACCAATTTTGCGTTTcagaatgaaaaataataaatttgttaactTTTACACCTAATATAATGACTATTCCACTGCTTTACTGATTCTCTTTGGTGTctatgatatttttaaattagaaattactttttttagttaactaatttattaattaattagaattacATTAGCTagagaagtgaaaataaatcgTAAAATCCCTCAAGCTGCATTAATTGAAgtcaatgaaaaatatttaagaattaatacgttatacagttgaacttccataactcgagctgCTCTAACTCTGAAGTTCTCCACAAATCGATCTATTGAATTgtcaaaaattatagaaattacattctgtaactcggaagtctctctaactcgcagTATTTTGTgggttatggtgattcgagttagataagttctactgtatatcaataaaaatatatgcaataatttataatatttaaaaaaaattctaattcaaTCAAATTGTAAGACTGTTGATATGAAATCAAAATGTAACTGATTTTATTCCGCTATTAGAATTGTCAATTGAGAAACTACTTCTATTTTTACtctaattaaaaagaaatgtacGAAAGTACAGACATTTTCGCTCATAATAAATCAAATTCCTGCATAAAGTTATATCAAAGTTCTCCCacaataaataaacgaaaagcaACGCTGTGTAAAGTTCACAAAAAACCACACACAGCTGGCAACATTGATTAATTAAAAGCGTTCGAAAGAGCGCACACAGTGTCGAAGTTCGCTCAGCAAGAGCTTTTCGCTCGCTCAGCAGTGACGATCAATTCGACATCgaaattcgaagttcgaaacaGATTTGCTGGCGACGTCGTTGATTTTCACAGTTGGTCTTGTTCTGCTGGAGAAGCGCAACGTTCGTGTATTTATttctgtaaaaacaaaaaacaaagtgaGTTAACCGCACCACCGTGCagtgataaattttatttgaacaaaatccaATTAGCGCACATTTCTGTGGAACACTCTAACCAGAACGGTAATTATTGCGATAAATGGTAGAGTAGTCAATAGAGTTTTCTGATTAGATAATAAATAACTGGGCGGAGGGTGGTTTGTAGCGCTAAATGTTAAATACTAAAATTGCCACTTATTTAATTGAACTCTacgaaatatatagtatatgtccATATATAAATAGTGAACTAAAAGTGCATTGGGTTTGTTGAAACAAACAAATACAGAAATTGTTGATTTCTTTAAAAGATCGTAAAAACATAAGACCAAATTAATTGAGGTTGTCAGCTGACCTCGAGTGTCTTGTGATCGGCATCTAGTAGTAgcaaaacatttcaaatatgcAAGTTACGACTTTGTAACTTAAATAGTTTTCCGATTAGtaattatatcaaatatattgaaACTGCAAGTGCgaaattatagattttaatGTAAAGAATTCAAAATGGTTGCCtgcgtagttttttttttcaaccgaTCGTAGTTAATCAGTCGTCAGCTGACACATGCAGATGACAATAGTCTTGTGATCAACGTCAAATGCAACTGTCAAAGTTTCGAACTTCGAAAGTGAGTTTAGTATCTCCtttcttttcacttttaatttatattttgctgCAAGAGTATTTCGTGCACAGTAAggtattagaattaaaattttaattagtttaaacataattctttaatattttcttataaaagaaatttaataaataaattttcaatcgaACACGATCGCTAAGCTTGCTTAAATACATCGCTGCTGATCGGCAGGTCACGTGAACACAGAGCTTTCAACTGGTTAATGAAGTGCGAATATTTTATGTCATTGTTGCGAAAAGAAGCCTGTCTTTTAAGTGGTGTAGAAATCATTTACAAATTATATTCCAGTTAAGGTTTGTCCGAAATGTATTGGAAATGTTGGATAAAATCACGATACGCTACTTGCTTGGCAGACCATGTGAATTCTAATCAGAACTGATAAGAGAAAGTTGCTAATGTCTAATTCGAATATGATTCGTCAGCTGACTAAACACTTTATTTGCATTGTTAAACCTTGTTAAAAAACTATTTCTTCGCtactaattttgattttattaatttttaactttttttaattttcagttgaaCATCTAAAAAGCCAAAATGTCGAACTTGAAGCGCTTCGATGATGAGGAAAACGAGAGCAAATACGGTCGCGTTTTCGCCGTATCTGGTCCTGGTAACTACAGCCTCTTGATCAATTTATGTGCCTTTggaattaacaaatattttccttaaatCTCACAGTCGTCACAGCCGAGCGTATGTCTGGCTCTGCTATGTACGAGTTGGTGCGTGTAGGTTACTACGAGTTGGTGGGTGAGATCATTCGTCTGGAAGGTGACATGGCCACCATTCAGGTATACGAGGAAACCTCCGGTGTAACTGTTGGTGATCCCGTCTTGCGTACAGGCAAACCTCTGTCCGTCGAATTGGGTCCCGGTATTATGGGTAGCATTTTTGACGGTATCCAGCGTCCATTGAAGGACATTAACGAGTTAACGGAATCCATCTATATTCCCAAGGGTGTGAACGTACCCAGTTTGTCGCGTACCCAAGCTTGGGAATTCAACCCACTCAACGTAAAAGTTGGTTCACACATTACCGGAGGTGATCTTTACGGTCTGGTGCACGAAAACACATTGGTGAAACACAAGATGATTGTGAATCCACGCACCAAGGGTACAGTTCGTTACATTGCTCCAAATGGTAATTACAACGTTGAAGATGTCGTTTTGGAAACCGAGTTCGATGGTGAGATCACCAAACACACTATGTTGCAAGTGTGGCCTGTACGTCAACCACGTCCAGTAACTGAGAAATTGCCCGCCAACCACCCATTGTTGACTGGTCAACGTGTATTGGATTCTCTATTCCCCTGTGTGCAAGGTGGTACCACCGCCATTCCCGGAGCTTTCGGTTGCGGCAAAACTGTCATTTCACAAGTACGTATAGAAAACcacaaacaaaatattcattttgttttttgaaaatcttcatATTGTgctaacataatattttttgcttcacAGGCCTTGTCCAAGTACTCCAACTCTGATGTCATTATCTACGTCGGTTGTGGTGAACGTGGTAACGAGATGTCTGAAGTATTGCGTGATTTCCCCGAATTGTCTGTTGAAATTGATGGTGTCACCGAGTCTATCATGAAACGTACCGCTTTGGTAGCCAACACTTCTAACATGCCTGTCGCTGCTCGTGAAGCTTCTATTTACACTGGTATCACACTCTCCGAATACTTCCGTGATATGGGTTACAACGTATCTATGATGGCTGATTCCACCTCCCGTTGGGCCGAAGCTCTTCGTGAAATTTCAGGTCGTTTGGCTGAAATGCCTGCCGATTCTGGCTACCCAGCCTACTTGGGTGCTCGTCTCGCCTCCTTCTACGAGCGTGCCGGTCGCGTCAAATGTATGGGTAATCCTGAACGTGAGGGTTCCGTCTCCATTGTCGGTGCTGTATCACCACCTGGTGGTGATTTCTCCGATCCCGTCACATCCGCCACTTTGGGTATCGTACAAGTGTTCTGGGGTTTGGATAAGAAATTGGCACAACGTAAGCATTTCCCTTCGATCAATTGGTTGATTTCCTACTCGAAATACATGCGCGCTTTGGATGATTTCTATGAAAAGAACTTCGCTGAATTCGTGCCACTGCGTACCAAGGTCAAGGAAATCCTACAAGAAGAAGAGGATCTGTCTGAAATTGTACAGTTGGTCGGTAAAGCTTCGTTGGCCGAAACAGACAAGATCACACTTGAGGTGGCGAAATTGTTGAAAGATGATTTCTTGCAACAGAACTCCTACTCATCGTACGATCGCTTCTGCCCCTTCTACAAGACTGTGGGTATGTTGAAGAACATCATTGCCTTCTATGATTTGGCCCGCCACTCTGTAGAGTCGACGGCGCAATCCGAGAACAAGATCACATGGAACGTTATCCGCGAAGCTATGGGCAATATCATGTACCAGCTGTCGTCCATGAAATTCAAGGTGAGTTAAGAACATGTTGCTGTAGTTATTTGATTACTAATTTGGTTTTCGTTTTCAACATAGGACCCCGTGAAGGATGGTGAAGCCAAGATCAAGGGTGATTTCGAGCAACTGCACGAAGATCTACAACAGGCTTTCAGAAACTTGGAAGATTAAACTTTATAAGCCATTTCTAAACaagtttgctttaattttaaattgtactAAACGACAAGGAGCCTATAATATTGTTATGTAGATTAATTAAACGAAAATCGTGTAAACGCGTCATCCCAAATCAGTTAACGAAACGCAACCCAAAGGgaccaaaacaaaatattccttTATAAAAGACAAAATTATGCATTCCACTTATAAATGTTTCCAACAAACGTATTTAAATCATTATTTACTATAATTAATTACATTGTTTTTCTgtgaaaatgtttaaacaaaCGAAAACATTCCGGCCTTTTGGTGTTTCTATTGAAAATaagtgagaaaaataaaatgttaattgcaGGCAACAAACGTGAAACGTCCCAAAATGTACTTCCAATATTATTGTTAACATTTGTATCTTTTGGAATTGTAAGCCGTGCGCATTTattgtttacacacacacacacacacatacactatatacatatatacaagctgTTGAGTGATTGTTTGCCATTCGCAAAGTGCGCATTCCAACTACAAAGTACACACACAAGTCAAAAGTGCGGCTTATTTGTCAACTTACACATtgcatatatatacttatttaaaaatgcatacCAGTagtattatttgtataattgAAATTCTTGTTTTGTCAAAATCTAAATGTATTGTTCTCGCTGCTAAAGCTAACCTTCATTTGTTGaatgtaatgtaaataattaccttattgaaaatgtattgtGAAAAGTGCATACTGAAATAAAATGTGCAGCCTCAAGCTACATTTTACTGTAAACATACAAAACGCCTGCTGCCGTTAGTTtatttatatctacatattggtgaatattgaatattaatgGAGTTTGGGTTGACTTAAATATGCATACCGTAGGCACTAACTAACTAACAATGAAGGGTACTGAATGTGGGGTGGTGgagtttttataaacaaattagtttcactcaaaaaaggaaaataatctGATGACAGTCGACTAGTTTGAAGGAAGAATTAgcgattaataaaaaaaaacattaaaacctaacctaaccatgTTATAAGTGTTTGTAAGAATTACtgttatgattttaaaatttgtctcATCTAAAATTGTTTGTTAGCCCAAACGTTAGCGCGCACttcattttccaaaaatttgttgcattttccCGAAACAGTCAACTGCCATGTCGTTCATTAGACCATGTGAAAGGTTAAAGTTAATAGCCCcaacgaaaatatatatgtaagtatgtacttCCGAAATGTGAGTGCGGAAACTTCAAAATTTATGACTCCGAAgtgctaaaatattaaaaacatttaaactcACCACTTTGTGGGCCACCAATAAATTTCAGTACCCTCAACTGGCAACGGCATAAACGCAGCGCAGCAGGTGAAGTGAGTGCTCGTGGCGTTCCACTTTGCTAAACATGACACGTCGCCAATGAAGGACATATACTCGCATACTacatgacacacacacattcaaatttCAACACGCTTGCATGGCGGCGGGCGGACGGACGTGCGACCGTCCGCATAAAATAgccacaataaaaataaaatgtgtgcgcgtcaacaaagaaaatttcatttcaacatGAAAATCTACACATGTGACGAAAGGCACAGTAACACAGTATGTGGCCAGttgagttgtgtgtgtgtgcttgattTTGATGGCGTAATAAACTTGCGACGGCTCCACTTCTGGCCACGGTTGGCTGAAATAAAACCGTAAACTGACTTGACGAGGTGCTGAGCGGCAGTACCAGTGCAAAAGTGCGGACAAAAGCAATAACTGCAGGACATATTGTAACCATGACGCTTAATGGGATAATAAGTGGATAACAGTGAAAAGTCTAagcttatttctttttattttttgacaagaTAGTTTGCGCTGGGCAGTTAAATAGAATTGTAGCAATGTTAGAATTCAGCAAAGGGTTGTGCGCTCACGTACCTTACtcggtaaatatatatttatgtataagggTTGGAGATTAAACACTTGCTGTGAATTTATTACGGGTCTAAAAAtggttttatgatttttcgacTTTCGAAGCATTTCACCTGTCGaagtaatttgtatgtatttttactgtttttagaAAAGCTTCTGGGATgccatatattaaaatatctgggatgcttaaaaatatcaaatacatAAAGATTACATGTGTCTTAATGCATGGTAAGTGGAATGTTGGAGTGAAGTgtttatgtactatatatacatttaaaaagtACGTGTCATGATGCTTTAAAACTTTAGTGTATAGAAATCATTAAGAAGTAAGAACTTTAATTTTACGCATTTATTTTCGGTATAAATATTCGAAATCTCAAGTGCGTGATACAAacgaaaaaagtgcaaaaaattaaaaagtgttCAGTTATTGAGTTACAAGTTCAAAAAGTGACAATTCTTACGTTATTTCATTAcgtgtattat
This portion of the Zeugodacus cucurbitae isolate PBARC_wt_2022May chromosome 3, idZeuCucr1.2, whole genome shotgun sequence genome encodes:
- the LOC105209761 gene encoding high mobility group nucleosome-binding domain-containing protein 5; protein product: MALRSKMHSPWVWTSVRIGCIFVALGCLLVIVESASAPTALGIQSDDAVAIIASLQPSYDDLQVAGSEKHEHEDEKKEEEEEAEEEEEKEESWEEKSEEEKHSESKKKKGEKGKKGHKEEEHHEKGEKGHHDKEGKKGEKEEEHGHEKKHKKDEGHHKKHKKGKKSEKGHEFEDHGSYKKGHSIKGKHNVHKLNEDKKEKKYYDEHHDEGEEEKHGGFEEVKKHEKGAHHKKGGHKKSAHEDEYGKKGHSKKGHKKKGHEGHKKKKEEKKKWGEEQEGGKKKGKEEKKKWKQSKKKESSSSDGGHGHD
- the LOC105209762 gene encoding V-type proton ATPase catalytic subunit A, with product MSNLKRFDDEENESKYGRVFAVSGPVVTAERMSGSAMYELVRVGYYELVGEIIRLEGDMATIQVYEETSGVTVGDPVLRTGKPLSVELGPGIMGSIFDGIQRPLKDINELTESIYIPKGVNVPSLSRTQAWEFNPLNVKVGSHITGGDLYGLVHENTLVKHKMIVNPRTKGTVRYIAPNGNYNVEDVVLETEFDGEITKHTMLQVWPVRQPRPVTEKLPANHPLLTGQRVLDSLFPCVQGGTTAIPGAFGCGKTVISQALSKYSNSDVIIYVGCGERGNEMSEVLRDFPELSVEIDGVTESIMKRTALVANTSNMPVAAREASIYTGITLSEYFRDMGYNVSMMADSTSRWAEALREISGRLAEMPADSGYPAYLGARLASFYERAGRVKCMGNPEREGSVSIVGAVSPPGGDFSDPVTSATLGIVQVFWGLDKKLAQRKHFPSINWLISYSKYMRALDDFYEKNFAEFVPLRTKVKEILQEEEDLSEIVQLVGKASLAETDKITLEVAKLLKDDFLQQNSYSSYDRFCPFYKTVGMLKNIIAFYDLARHSVESTAQSENKITWNVIREAMGNIMYQLSSMKFKDPVKDGEAKIKGDFEQLHEDLQQAFRNLED